In a genomic window of Pedobacter sp. KBS0701:
- a CDS encoding cyanophycinase — protein sequence MVPKGKLIIIGGAINTGSFAETQFGLPENMNFFERGILKRITTESLRDTQSRFEIITTASLMPEKVGEEYIKAYAQLDVHNVGVLNISNREEANSDENCERIKAAEVIIFTGGDQLRLSSIFGGTKIHQILLDKYRNEPVVIAGTSAGAAASSKNMIYQGSSKDALLKGEVKITGGLGFIDDVIVDTHFVQRGRIGRLLYAAASNPGILGIGLGEDTGLFISDGHTMEAIGSGMVILVDGRTMADTNLTDVEMGQPVSIKNMVVHVMCDGDVYDLTDHSLVIHHPKVIPIA from the coding sequence ATGGTTCCGAAAGGTAAACTCATCATCATTGGTGGCGCAATAAACACAGGTAGCTTCGCAGAAACGCAATTTGGACTACCTGAAAATATGAATTTTTTTGAGCGTGGAATTTTAAAACGGATTACTACAGAATCATTAAGAGATACGCAATCTCGTTTTGAAATCATCACCACAGCGTCATTGATGCCTGAAAAAGTGGGTGAAGAATATATTAAGGCTTATGCACAATTAGACGTACATAATGTTGGTGTTCTTAATATTTCCAACCGCGAAGAAGCCAATTCTGATGAAAATTGTGAGCGTATCAAAGCTGCAGAGGTAATTATCTTTACCGGTGGAGATCAACTCCGTCTTTCTTCAATCTTCGGCGGAACAAAAATACATCAGATTCTATTAGATAAGTATAGAAACGAACCGGTGGTTATTGCAGGTACTTCGGCCGGGGCCGCTGCAAGTTCTAAAAACATGATTTATCAGGGTAGTAGCAAAGATGCTTTACTTAAAGGTGAGGTTAAAATTACAGGTGGATTAGGCTTTATTGATGATGTTATTGTAGATACGCACTTTGTTCAGCGCGGAAGAATTGGTCGCTTATTATATGCAGCGGCCAGTAATCCCGGTATTTTAGGGATCGGTCTTGGTGAAGACACCGGCCTTTTTATTTCAGATGGTCATACAATGGAGGCCATTGGCTCTGGCATGGTAATTTTAGTAGATGGCCGCACAATGGCCGATACCAATTTAACCGATGTAGAAATGGGTCAACCTGTCTCCATTAAAAATATGGTAGTACACGTGATGTGCGATGGCGACGTTTATGACTTAACAGACCATAGCTTAGTGATCCACCATCCAAAGGTTATTCCTATAGCGTAA
- a CDS encoding isoaspartyl peptidase/L-asparaginase translates to MKLIIHGGFFSESSTNQETKKAKQDALTSIVTLGHEYLKTHTALETVVYTVALLEDNELFNAGIGSQIQSDGKVRLSAALMDGKTEKFSGVINVEDVKNPIQIAQNLLTYDDRVLSGDGAKQFARTNGFEYFNPVTPQRQSEYEAKLNQNNKKGTVGCVALDKDGNLAAATSTGGKGFEIPCRVSDSATVAGNYANQYAGISCTGVGEDIVSGALAAKIVTRVTDGFSLKEASDKSFAELKTFDGFAGIVGISTAGEVYHCHSHPYMVWASFDVNLQVFS, encoded by the coding sequence ATGAAACTAATCATACATGGCGGCTTCTTCAGCGAATCGTCCACCAACCAGGAAACGAAAAAGGCGAAACAAGATGCTTTGACTTCGATTGTTACGCTCGGTCACGAATATCTAAAAACGCATACTGCTTTAGAAACCGTTGTTTATACTGTTGCGCTGTTAGAAGATAACGAGCTGTTTAATGCAGGCATCGGTTCGCAGATCCAAAGCGATGGAAAAGTGAGATTGAGCGCAGCGCTAATGGATGGTAAAACTGAAAAATTTAGTGGCGTAATTAATGTGGAAGATGTTAAAAATCCGATACAGATTGCGCAGAACCTATTAACATACGATGACCGGGTGCTTAGTGGTGATGGTGCCAAGCAATTTGCAAGAACAAACGGATTTGAATATTTCAATCCAGTTACACCACAGCGCCAGTCAGAATATGAAGCTAAATTAAACCAAAATAATAAAAAGGGAACGGTAGGCTGTGTAGCGCTTGATAAAGATGGAAATTTAGCAGCAGCAACCTCTACAGGTGGAAAAGGATTCGAAATCCCTTGCCGGGTAAGCGATTCTGCAACCGTGGCAGGCAACTATGCCAATCAATATGCGGGAATTTCTTGTACCGGAGTAGGTGAAGATATAGTAAGCGGCGCCCTGGCCGCAAAAATTGTAACCCGCGTTACAGATGGTTTTTCTTTAAAGGAAGCATCAGATAAATCTTTTGCTGAACTTAAAACTTTTGATGGCTTTGCAGGCATTGTAGGGATTTCTACAGCAGGGGAAGTGTACCATTGCCACTCTCATCCATACATGGTATGGGCATCTTTTGATGTTAATTTACAGGTATTTAGCTGA